The following is a genomic window from Moorella sp. Hama-1.
CCATTGCGCGCTTGGAGAAAACCTTGCTTTATGGACTAACTATCAGCCTTTGGGTCAGGGGTGATAATGAGCAACTAGTGACTTTATTAAATAAGACTCCCGTTAACGGACAGGTGCGTCTCCATAATTTGACCACAGCCAAGACTATCGTTAAAGGATCGATTGCCGGCGATCAATTAAGAAATCTATATAGTTTATAGGGAGGAAATGTTGTTGGTTAAACTTCTGGGCATTTGCGGTAGTCCTCGAAAGGCAGCCACCGAATATATTCTGACGGAAGCCTTGCAGGCGGCAGCTGAAATTGAAGGTGTAACTACGCAACTGCTTACTCTCAGAGGCAAAAAAATAAACTTCTGCCTGCACTGCGACCGTTGCGTTAAGAATGAGCTGGATTACTGCCCCACTTTTGACGATGATATGCGCCCCGTTTACCAGACTTTTTACGAAGCCGACGCTTACCTCCTGGCCTCCCCCGTCTATAACATGGGGGCCAGCGGGCAAATAGTTACTTTTTTAAACCGTTTTCGGCCAACTTATACCATATTAAAAAAGGATCCCAATTATTTTTCCCGGAAGGTAGGTGGTGCCATCGCCATCGGTGGTACTCGTAATGGCGGCCAGGAAACAGCCCTGAATGTTTTGCTGGGGTTTTATTACACCCATGGCATCCTGGTGGTCAGCGGCGGCCTGGGTATTTATCATGGCGCTGCTATCTGGAGCCAGGATCGTAAGGTGGAAGGGGCGAGGGAGGATGTGACCGGGGTAGCGAACGCCCGGACTATTGCCCGGCGGGTTGCCGAAGCGGCTATAATGCTAAAAAGTGGAAAGGGTCTACTTAATCATGAAACAGAAACTATTGCCAGAAGGTGAAGTGGTTGGAAAAAGAGGATCTTTTGTTAATAAAAGGAATGCAATTTTGGGCTAAACATGGGTACTTTTCCGAGGAAAACAAGCTAGGCCAACGATTTGTGGTAGATGTGGAAGTAGCCACTGACATGAGCCATACCTGTATCACTGATGATCTTACAGGTGCTTTGAGTTATATGGATGTCTATGCCCTTACCTCTAAGGTAGTAACGCAAGAAGAACACCGGACCGTCCAGAGGATTGCCCAACGTATCGCCGATGAGATCATAGCTGCTCACCCGATAAAACAGGTCCGGGTGACGGTGAAAAAACCTTCAGTGGCTATCGGTGGTATTGTGGAGTATAGCGGTTGCTCCATAGTCCGGGAACCGCAAAACCCATAATAATTTTTAAGGAGGAAGATAAGATGGGTAAACGCGTACGGAAAGGGTTGGCTTTAGTAGTTGTTGCTCTCCTGACCCTGACCCTGGCCCTGGTGGCCGGTTGTGGAAGCAAACCGGCCACAGATGCTGGCAAACAAGGTAATAGTCCGGCAACCGGCAATAGCTCTTCCGGTAGTGGTGATTTTAAGGTAGCCCTTGTTTGTCCCGGCGCTGTCAATGACGGTGGTTGGAATGCCTCTGCTCTCGCAGGTCTGAACGATATCCAGTCTAAACTCGGGGCCAAGGTTGCTTATACGGAAAAAGTGGCTCCTGCCAATTATGCCCAGGTGATTCGTACCTATGCCCGCCAGGGTTATAATCTGATCTTCGGCCATGGGTATGAATTTAATGAAGCCATGAAAACAGTGGCCCCGGAATTTCCTAATACCAAATTTGTGGTTATTAACGGTAACGTTACTGGTCCTAATTTGGCTTCTACGAACTTTAAATTTGGCGAACTGGGTTACTTTACCGGTATGGCGGCTGGTATGGTAACTAAGAGTAACAAAGTGGGTGTGGTTGCTCCTGAAGCCTCGCCAACGGTGACCGCAGATATTGATACCTTTAAAGAAGGCGTAGCCAAAGTGAATCCAAAAGCCACCGTATCCGTTTCCTATACCGGCAGCTGGGAAGATATCCCCAAGGCCAAGGAAGCAGCCAAGGCTTTGTTATCCCAGGGGGATGATGTCTTACTGGTTATGGGTAACTCCTTCAGTATCGGCGTTTTCCAGGCCTGTAAGGATGCCAATGCCAAGGCCATCGGTTGGGTATCAGACCAGAACTCTATGGCGCCAGATACTATTATTACCAGCGGTCTCCAATCAGTCGAAACTCTCTATGTCGATATGGCCCAGATGGTTAAAGACGGCAAATTCGAAGGTAAAAACAATATTTTTGGCATGAAAGAAAGTGCCCAATCTCTAGCACCTTTTAAGAACGTACCCCAGGATGTTGTTGATAAAGTCCAGGGCGCTGTTAAGGATTACCTGGCTGGCAAACTCAGTATTAAAACGATGTACTAAGGAGTGACTCGTTACGGGCAGCCGTTTGGGAGTTAAAATCCAAGACACCCTGAATTACCTCCTAGTTGCATTCCTGGCCATAATTGTCGCCCTGGGTTTAAGCTCCTTTATTTTAATCTGGCAGGGCAGCAATCCGTGGGAAGCTTATGCAGCCTTGTTTGGGGGCGCCTTTATCGGTCTGGGTAACCTGGGTGCGAGTTTGGTCCTGGCCTTGCCTTTGATGCTGGCAGGTCTTGGTATTGCCCTGGCCTTCCGGGCAGGTATCTTTAACATCGGCGCCGAAGGGCAGCTCTACCTTGGCGCCATGGCAGCAACCATTGTAGGTTCGCGTTACCCGGATTTACCGTTTGTGATCCACCTTCCACTGGCGCTGGCGGCAAGTTGTGCCGCCGGCGGCCTGTGGGCGCTTATCCCGGGCTTTTTGAAAGTCCGGCGGGGATTTAACGAGGTTATTACCACGATTTTGTTGAACTATATCGGTGTGTACTTTGTCGATTACTCTGTGAATAGTTTTTTAAAGGACCCAGCTACCTTTGCCCCCCAATCACCACCGATCACTCCTACCGCGCAGTTACCTAAACTTTTAGCCGGTACCGAACTCAACGCCGGCCTGTTCCTGGGTTTGCTGGCAGCAGTAATCCTTTTCATCGTTCTCTACAAAACCGATTGGGGCTTCGGGGTGCGAGCCGTAGGTTCGAACCCCGAAGCCGCTCGGACGGCTGGAATGAACGCCGGTAGAACGCTGATAGTGACCATGGTTGTCAGCGGTGCCCTGGCCGGATTAGCCGGAGCCGTCCAGATTCTAGGTTACCAGAACATTTTGCTCCAGGACTTTTCGCCTAATACCGGCTATGATGCCATTGCGGTGGCCCTTTTAGGCAATCTTAACCCCCTGGGCACAGTAGCGGCAGCCATCTTTTTCGGGGCCCTGCGCAATGGTGCCAATACCATGCAAATCCTGATGGGTATTCCAGTAACTATTGTCTACATCATCCAAGCAATCATTATCGTCTGCGTTCTCGCCTTTAGTAAACTGAAAATCAGGCTGATCAACTTTAAGCTGCGGGAGGGGGTCCAATAATGTTTCTGCTGCATATATTCACCGAGGCCGATTTCTATAACGCGGCCATCCGCCTAACAGTTCCCCTCCTGCTGGCGGCCACGGGCGGGCTTTTTAGCGAGCGCGCCGGCGTTTTAAACCTGGGACTGGAAGGCATGATGCTCATGGGCTCTTTTTTCGGCTATCTGGGTGCCCTTTATTCCCATAGCGTGATAATCGGCCTCCTGATTGCAGCCCTCAGTGGTGGCCTGCTGGCCCTCCTGCATGCTTACATGAGCATTACGGTCAAGGTGGATCAGATTGTAACTGCCGTAGGTATTAATATGTTAGCCCTGGGGATAACCAGTACTGTGTTTCGCTTGATTTTCGGCACCAACCTTAACCAGTTGGAATCACCGGGTATGGTACCGGTGAACTTCGGGGCTTTGAGTAAAATACCTTTCCTGGGCCATGTATTCTTTGACCAGGTCCCCCTGGTCTATGTGGCCCTCGTCCTGGTCCTTTTGGCCAACTATATCCTTTACCACACCTTCTGGGGACTGGCCATCAGGGCGGCGGGCGAACACCCCCAGGCCCTGGATGTGGCTGGCATTGACGTCCTTAAAGTTCGTTACGTGGCGGTGGTAATCAGCGGTCTCCTGGCCGGATTGGGTGGAGCCGCCGTCACCTTAAGCGGTATCAATACCTTCTACGATAATATTACCGCCGGTCGTGGTTTTATCGCCTTTGCCGCCATTGTCTTTGGTAAATGGACGGCCTTCGGTACCGCCCTGGCCACCCTTCTATTCGGCGCCGGCGAAGCCCTCCAATTACGCCTGCAGGCATTTAATTTCCCCATACCCTATCAATTCTTTTTAATGTTGCCCTATGCCCTGACCCTGGTAGCCCTCATCTTTTTCATGGGGCCTTCCAAAGGCCCTGCTGCCAGCGGGGCTCCCTATAACAAAGATAAAGCCCGCGGTCACCGCCGCCGGCCCACCAAGGCATCGCAATCGGGGGCGAATTTATGAAACCACTTCTGAGCCTGCGCGGCATTACTAAGGAATTTCCCGGTGTCCTGGCTAACGATCAGGTTGACCTGGATGTTTACCCGGGGGAAGTCCATGCCCTGCTGGGGGAAAATGGCGCCGGTAAAAGCACCTTAATGAATATCCTTTACGGCCTCTACGGCGCCGATGCCGGGCAAATATTTTTGGCGGGCCGGGAAGTTACGATTGCCTCCCCCCGGGAAGCCATCGAACTGGGGATTGGCATGGTCCACCAGCATTTCATGCTGATCCCGGCCCTGACCGTATCCGAAAATATTATCCTGGGTATGGGCGGGAAGGTTCATCTTAACATGCGGGAGGCGGCGCAAAAAATCAGGGCGGCCGGGGAACAATACGGTTTAAAGGTCAACCCTGAAGCCAGGGTAGCCACCCTATCGGTCGGCCAGCAGCAAAGGGTCGAGATTTTAAAGGCCCTCTACCGGGGGGCGAAAATCCTGATCCTTGACGAACCGACGGCCGTCCTCACCCCCCAGGAAACCGAAGAGCTGTTTGCGATTTTGCGCCAGCTTACTACCAGCGGCGTAACGGTAATCTTTATCAGCCATAAACTCAACGAAGTCATGGCCATTAGCCAGCGGGTTTCCGTATTGCGCCGCGGCCGGAAGATTAAAACAGTTTTTACCAGCGAGACCTCCCCTGAGGAATTGGCCAGCCTGATGGTCGGCCGGGAAGTAAACCTGCAGTTAGATAAACACCCTGCCTCCCCCGGTGAGCCGGTACTAGAAATAAAAGACCTTTATGTACCGGGTGAACAGAACTTGCCGGCGGTCCAGGGCATATCGTTGACCGTCCGGGCCGGCGAAATCTTTGGCCTGGCCGGCGTCGATGGTAACGGTCAATCGGAATTAATCCGGGCCATTACGGGGTTACAGCGGGTTCTTAAAGGCCACATCCGTATCTGCGGGCAGGAAGCAACTAATTTGCCGCCCCGGCAGCTGCTGGACCTGGGCATGGCCCATATTCCGGAAGATCGGCAGAAACAGGGCCTGATTCTGGATATGAAGATTGAGGAAAACCTGATCCTGGAGTACTTTAGCCAGGCCCCCTTTAGCAGGCATCATTTCCTGCAGGCAGGATCCATCCAAAATCTGGCGCAAAAACTCATTCAAGACTTCGATATCCGGACGCCTTCCTGCGAAATACCGGCCGGTAATCTCTCCGGCGGTAACCAGCAAAAAATAATCCTGGCGCGCTCCCTTTACCGCCAGCCCAGATTATTGATTGCCGTTCACCCCACCCGGGGCCTGGATATCGGCGCTGCCGACTTTATTCACCGTACCTTGATTGCCGAACGAGAACGCGGTTGCGCCATTTTACTCGTTTCCACCGAACTGGATGAAATACTCCGGGTGAGCGACCGGATCGGCATTATTTATGAAGGCCGGTTAATGGGGGTAATGGACGCCACCGGCGCTGATATTACGACTATCGGACTTTTAATGGCGGGAAGGGAGCAAGAAAACGAGGTGGCAATGTAATTGCAAAAAGTAGATCTGCTTATTGCCGGCGGCACCCTGGTAACCATGGATGCTGCCGGGACAATAATTCCTGATGGAGCCCTAGCCATTGCCGGCGGCCAGATTGCGGCCCTGGGGCCGGAGGCTGAGGTAAGGGCCATCTGTGAAGCCAGGGAAGTAATTAACGCACGGGAACAGTATATCTTACCCGGCCTGATAAACAGTCATACCCACCTTTTTCAGACTCTGCTTAAAGGGTTGGGGGCCGACACCCCCCTACAGACCTGGATTGCCCAACTCATAAACCCGGTGATACCTTTACTCAAGGCCGAGGACTGTTACTATGCCGCCCAACTGGGTATCCTGGAAGCTATCCGCAGCGGCACGACGACCTTGCTGGATTTCATGTACCTGACCTACCGGCCCGAGTTTTCAGAGGCGGTGATTGCGGCCGCTAAAGACGCCGGCGTCCGTTTCCTTTACGGGCGGGGTATCCACGATACTGGCCTGGGCCGGGATGTTCCGCCCCTACTGGTTGAAGATGTAGACCATGTGCTTGAGGAAGTTGATTACCTGCGCGGGCGTTATGAAGATAAAAGTGACGGTATGCTCGCCATCTGGCTGGCCCCCTCGATAATGTGGGGCATGAGTTATGACGGCCTCCGTTCCCTGGCCGCTTATGCCCTGGAGAATAGGGTTCCTGTGACTATGCATCTCATGGAGACCGACTATGATATTGAGATTTGCCTGGCTGATTACGGCCAGCGCCCCCTGGAGGTCCTGGCCGCAACCGGCATGCTGGCTAATAGATTCCTGTTGGTACATGGGGTCCGGGCTAATGATAGGGATTTGCAGATTATGGCGGACTATCGGGTGGCCTGGTCCCATTGCATGGCCGCCAACCTCTACCTGGGGTCCGGTATCGCCCCCGTTACCCAGGCTGCGCCGGCTGTTGCCGTTGCCTTGGCTACCGACGGTGCGGCCAGCAACAACAGCCAGAATATGATCGAGCTTTTAAAGCTTACCGCCCTGGCCCATAAGGGCTTCCGGCGCGATCCGGCGATTATCGACGCCCGGCGGGTTGCCGCCATGGCTACTTGTGAAGGTGCCCGGGCTGTCGGCCTGGATAAAGAAATAGGGGTTCTGGCGCCTGGCTACCGGGCCGATTTAATTATTATTGACCCTTACTCCCCCACTACCACCCCGGTCCACGACCCCCTGGCAACTCTGGTCTACTCTTGCGACCAGGAAAACATCGCGACGGTGGTAATCAATGGGCGGGTGGTCATGCAGGACCGGCAGGTGATTACTATAGATGAAGAAAAGGTGCTCAGGAAGGCTGCCGCTATTGCCCGGCGTTTGCAGGGAGAGTTGTCTTGCCAGTAAATCCTCAAGCAGTATGATAACTAAAAATAAAGGCTGGTTTCCTGGTTAAATAAAACCGGATCCAGCCTTTTGTTATGGGTTGATTTTTAGGTTGTGGCCCCTAGAAAAGGTATAGGGCTGTTTTGCCGTATCAGGTTGTAGTTTGACCTCAATCCGGCCAATAGAGCATGACGCGGTGAATACTCCTATCCTTGGCTTTTTCGATTGCCGCTTCCATCTGGGTGAAGGGCATGGGCAAGACATTGAACAGGGATAATTCTATCACCCCCTTGGAGATTAACTCGGCAGCAGTAACAAAACTCTGATGATCATGCATGAGACTTCCGGTGAGGGTTATCTCCCGGTAATGAAAATCATTTATATTTAGAGTCATAGCGGAATCCGGATGGATAGGAGCGTAAACTACCAGGCGGCCATCTTTGGCTAAGGCCTGCAGGCCATCTGCTATTGCTTGCTGGCCGCCGGCGGTATAAAAAACGGCGTTAGCGCCGTAACCTTCGGTATGGCGGCGGACAAAATCCACCAGTTTTTCCTGGCGCGGGTCGAGGGCATAGTCCGCGCCGAGGGCAACGGCCTTTTGCCGGCGGAGGGCACTCGGCTGGCTGACAATTACTTGGGCTCCGTAATACCTGGCTACGAGAATAAAAAGGAGCCCCATTAAACCGGCACCAATTACTACGGCCGTATCCCCATTCCTTAAGTTAGCCCGTTTTACGGCCCGGACCACGCAGGCTAGGGGTTCGGCTAGAATTCCGGCCTGTGAATTCTGTGTGTTGGCCAGGGGGTGAACCATATAGCGCGGCACGGCAATATATTCCGCAAAGCCAGCCGGCCCCCAGGGACGGCCCCCTGCCGGCTTTTCGGCTGCTTTTAAGCAGTGATTATCCAGTCCGCGCCGGCAATAGTAACAATCCCCGCAGCGGGTGAGGCTGGCTACGGCTACTGGTTGGCCTATTTCCACAGGAGGTGACACCTCAGGCCCCACAGCAATGACGGTGCCGGCGATTTCGTGCCCACCCCAAAAGGGAAACTTTGCCGGTTCAACCCCAGCAAAAATAGTTTGCTCCCAAGTGCAGAGGCCGCAGGCGTCAATTTTGATTAAAACTTCGTCGGCTGCCATTTCCGGTTCGGGTACTTTGCGCAGGGCTAATTTCCCTGGGGCGTCAAAAATTATAGCCTTCACAGACTATGTTCCCCCTCTCCAGGGGCCAGCAAAATTTTTAAGCCCTTGCGCTCGGCCATCATTTGGAAACCTTCCTGCCATTCTGCCAGGGGCAAGCTGGTGGTAATCAGTTGCCGGTAGCCGATCCTGCCGGCAGCCATTAAAGACAGGGCTTTTTCCCAATCCGGCCAGTTATGGCAAAATACTCCCTTTACAATTAACTCTTTATAGGAAATTTGCTCGTAATCCAGTTCTACAGGATGGCCAAAAAGCCCCACCTGGATATAGGTCCCCTGGCGGCGAATAATTTCGAGACCCAGGGCTGCTCCACTGCGGGAACCAGAACATTCAAGTACAATGTCCGGACCGTAACCGGCGGTCAAATCAAGCAAAGTATCCTTCACGCCCTCTTCAGCTTTCTCGCCAAGGGCAAAGGTGTAGTCTGCGCCCAAAGATTTGGCTACCTGTAGGCGCTCGGCATCCGCCTCTGTACCTATCACGAACACGCGGCCCCCTTCGGCTTTGGCCACTTGGGCCGCCAGCTGGCCAATGGTCCCCGGGCCGATTACCAGGACGTTATCGCCCCAGCTAATCCTTGCCTTGCTCACGGCGTGAACGGCTGAAGCCAGGGGCTCGCTTAAAGCGGCCGCCTCTAAAGGCAGGTTTTCCGGGAGGCGGTGCAGCATATCGCTGGCGGCAATTACATATTCAGCAAAACCACCGTTGATATCAAAGCCCAGGGATTGCCTGGATGCGCACTCCTGGTATTCGCCCCGGCGGCAGTAAAGGCACTGGCCGCAGGTGGAAAAAGTATGTTCAGTAGTTACGCGCTCCCCCACGCGCCAGTCTTTAACCCCGGGCCCAGTGCCGGCGATCGTCCCGCTTATTTCATGTCCGGGAACTAAGGGATATTTTTTAAATTCAATGGCGCCCGAATAGATATGCATATCGGAGCCGCAGATACCGGCATAAGCTACTTTCAACAATACTTGCCCGGGGCCAGGCACTGGCTCGGGTATTTGTCGTATTTCCATGTTGCCTGCACCAGGTGCGTATTTTACCAGGGCCTGCATTTTAATTTTGCCTGCCTTTCAACGGATAATTAATGTAAAGCCTTACATTTAGATATATATATTCGCCGCTACTTTGCAAATTCCTGCCGGGAGATCAATAATAAATTAAACGGTAATAGCTTGCAATAGCTACAGTAAATAGTTTATGATTTATATATCAAAGTTCTTCAGCGTAACCGCTTGCATTAGGAGTGATTGTTTTGGCTTTGGACATGAAGGCAATCGCCGAACAAGCCGGAGTTTCGGTAGCTACTGTCTCCCGGGCCCTCAGCCGGCCGGAAATGGTGCGACCGGCTACTAGGGAAAAAATTTTGGCCTTAGTAGAGGATTTGGGTTATAAACCCAATCCCTTGGCTCGGGGTTTGGTTACAGGCAGGACAGGGCAAATTGCCTTGGTGGTGCCGACCTTAAATAATCCTTTCTTTGCCCAGTTAGTCGAAGGATGTCAAAAATTTTTGATCCCCAGGGGTTATAATCTGGTTATCTTCAGTTCCCAGGAATATAGGGAAAAAGAATTAACCATCCTCCGCAATCTGGATCAGAGGCGCCTCGACGGCCTCATCCTTTCGGGCTCGGGTTTTTTCCCCGACGATTATCACCCTATATTGGAACAAATTAGAATGCCGGCGGTTTTAATCGAACATTTAGCCGATGTCCCCCATTTGAGTTCCGTTTATATTGATGATTACGTCGGTACTACCATGGCCGTTCAGCACCTGGTTAATGGCGGCCACCGGCAGCTGGGGGTTATTGCCGGCAGCCCTCATATGCTGACCACCAGCCGGCGCCTGAAAGCTGTTAAAAATGTTTTAAAAGAGGCCAATCTCCCCTTTACCGGGAGGCAACTTGTTTATGGTGATTATTCCTCCCTGGAATCAGGGGCTGACAGCCTGAAGGCGTTATTTAAGACCCACCACCCACCGACGGCGGTATTTGCTTTAAATGATATCCTTGCCATTGGCGCCCTTAAGGCTGCCCGGGAGCTAGGTTTAAAAATTCCTGAGGATTTGGCGCTCATTGGCTTCGACGACATTCCCATGGCAGCTTATTGCAACCCTCCTTTGAGCACCATCCGTTCCCCCAGTTTAGAACTAGGCCAGCAGGCAGCCCGGCTCCTCCTTGAGCAATTAAGCCGGGAGAAGGCGCCGGTTAAAAAGGTTTTGTTGCCGGTTGAACTGGTATTAAGGGGTTCCTGTTAAGTGACCTAAATTTTTTTATCGTTAGAGCAGGATTTTGGGGAGCGATGGAGAAATATAAATGCAAACGCTTACATTAATGTGGAGGGATGCTCGATGGGAAAGTATAAACGCTTGCAGCATATTTTACGTCCCGATGACCGGACGGTTATTGTGGCTATGGATCATGGCGGTACTTCCGGTCCGATGCCGGGAATTGTTAACCCGGAAATTACCTTGCAGCAGGTTATTGCCGGCGGCGCTGATGCTATATTAACCACCGTTGGCGTGGCTAAGAATTTCGAACGGGTTTTAGGTTCAACCGGGTTGATAATACGCCTGGATTTCCCGGCTACCGATCTGGTGACTGGAGTTTATGATTGCGAGCTTTTTATTGAAGTTGAGGAAGCCGTCCGGTTAGGTGCCGATGCCGTCATCCTTTCAGCCGGACCTGGTCAAGGTGTCGAACGGAAAACCCTTAAAAATTTGTCCCGCGTAGCGCAGGAGTGCGAACGCTACGGCATGCCGTTAATCGCCGAGATGTACCCCGGCGGTTTTAACGGCCCCGCCGAGATGATTACGATTGATAATTTGAAACTGGCGGCGCGCATTGCTGCCGAATGGGGCGCTGATATGGTTAAAATGCCCTATCGTCCTGGTTTTGACGCCGTTACTGCCGGTTGTTATATTCCCATTGTGGTTTTGGGTGGTGCCAAAACAAATAACGAAGAAATATTTTTCACTAACATCTGGGATGCCCTTCGCAATGGGGCGCAGGGCGTAGCTATTGGCCGCAATATTTGGGGCCATCCCCAACCGGCCAGGGTGCTTAAGGTTTTAAACGCCTTGGTGCATGAAAAGACAGATGTAGCCACAGCAATGGCGCACCTGGTTAAGTAAAAATATTAGTATTTATCGCTAGTGTATATACCGTCATTTTCTCCTTTGCTAGACGGTGAAAGTCGTTTCGAGTCAGACTAAATTCTTGAAGGGGTAATTTAAATGCCAGGCACATATAAAGCAGCCGTGATGACGGCACCGAAAACCATTGAATTTTGGGATGTTCCCATACCTGAACCAGGCAACGGTGAAGTCTTAATAAAGGTCAAGGCGGTCGGTATCTGCACCTGGGAGCAAAGGATTTACCAGAGCGCCAAACCCGATGCCTATCCTTTCTGGGGCGGGCACGAGATCGCCGGGGTCGTTGCTAAGATTGGTCCTGGGGTACGC
Proteins encoded in this region:
- a CDS encoding class I fructose-bisphosphate aldolase; amino-acid sequence: MGKYKRLQHILRPDDRTVIVAMDHGGTSGPMPGIVNPEITLQQVIAGGADAILTTVGVAKNFERVLGSTGLIIRLDFPATDLVTGVYDCELFIEVEEAVRLGADAVILSAGPGQGVERKTLKNLSRVAQECERYGMPLIAEMYPGGFNGPAEMITIDNLKLAARIAAEWGADMVKMPYRPGFDAVTAGCYIPIVVLGGAKTNNEEIFFTNIWDALRNGAQGVAIGRNIWGHPQPARVLKVLNALVHEKTDVATAMAHLVK